One region of Erwinia tracheiphila genomic DNA includes:
- a CDS encoding M91 family zinc metallopeptidase — MRPTSLNLTLPSLPLPSSSNSISATDIQSLVKMSGVRWVKNNQQLCFHGTDLKIYKHLEAALDKIESTDTGRTLLNCIELTSRLKSEKLAIHLDSAELGVIAHCNTDAENSRGTGSDFHCNLNAVEYPCAQGISLVDFHACIVFHELLHVFHNLNGERLKVESSQPELQTHSPLLLEEARTVGLGAFSEEVLSENKFREEIGMPRRTFYPHDSSLIHDDNTVTQGFQRKKLHPLL, encoded by the coding sequence ATGCGCCCTACATCCCTTAACCTGACATTACCTTCGTTACCTCTACCCTCATCTTCGAATTCAATTTCAGCCACAGACATTCAATCTCTTGTAAAAATGTCGGGTGTGCGCTGGGTGAAAAACAACCAACAACTCTGTTTCCACGGGACTGACCTTAAAATCTACAAGCATCTTGAAGCTGCTCTCGATAAGATCGAATCCACAGACACTGGACGTACTCTTTTGAACTGTATTGAATTAACATCCCGACTCAAATCAGAAAAACTGGCAATACATCTCGATTCTGCTGAGTTAGGGGTGATAGCACACTGCAATACGGATGCTGAAAACTCCCGAGGAACTGGCTCCGACTTTCACTGTAATCTGAATGCAGTTGAATATCCCTGCGCGCAAGGAATTAGCCTGGTAGACTTTCATGCGTGCATTGTTTTCCATGAACTTCTCCACGTTTTCCACAATTTAAATGGAGAGCGCCTGAAAGTTGAGAGTTCTCAACCAGAATTACAAACACACTCCCCACTTTTACTCGAAGAAGCCAGGACTGTTGGGTTGGGTGCTTTTTCTGAAGAAGTTCTTTCAGAAAATAAATTTCGTGAAGAGATTGGGATGCCCCGCAGAACATTCTACCCGCACGATTCATCTCTCATTCATGATGACAATACAGTGACTCAGGGATTCCAGCGGAAAAAACTACATCCGTTACTTTAG
- the recO gene encoding DNA repair protein RecO, which yields MDGWQRAFVLHGRPYSETSLLLDIFSENYGRVRILAKGARGKRSALKGALQPFTPLLVRWGGRGEVKTLRAAEPISLALPLSGTTLYCGLYVNELLSRVLEQETAFTALFFDYLYCIQTLAAATSSPEPVLRRFELAMLGHLGYGVDFLHCAGSGDAICDAMTYSYREEKGFIASIVINHKTFSGRQLRALAERDFPDADTLSAAKRFTRMVLKPYLGGRPLKSQELFRQFLPKKKTDAPPGPD from the coding sequence ATGGATGGATGGCAGCGAGCGTTTGTCCTGCATGGACGTCCATACAGTGAAACCAGCTTGCTGTTGGACATTTTTTCGGAAAATTATGGTCGTGTGCGGATTCTTGCTAAAGGGGCGCGCGGTAAGCGTTCTGCTTTGAAGGGTGCGCTCCAGCCTTTCACACCGCTGTTGGTTCGGTGGGGCGGACGTGGGGAAGTCAAAACCCTGCGCGCTGCCGAGCCTATATCCCTTGCTCTGCCGCTTTCCGGTACAACTCTCTATTGTGGGCTCTATGTGAATGAGCTGTTGTCCAGAGTGCTGGAACAGGAAACGGCTTTCACCGCGTTATTCTTTGACTACCTTTACTGCATTCAGACGCTGGCTGCGGCAACCTCTTCACCTGAACCTGTTTTACGACGTTTCGAACTTGCGATGCTGGGTCATCTCGGTTACGGCGTTGATTTTTTGCATTGTGCCGGAAGCGGAGACGCTATCTGTGATGCAATGACCTACAGCTATCGCGAAGAAAAAGGTTTTATCGCCAGTATAGTGATAAATCATAAGACTTTTTCTGGTCGCCAGTTGCGTGCACTGGCGGAGCGGGATTTCCCGGATGCGGACACGCTCAGTGCAGCGAAAAGATTTACCCGAATGGTACTTAAACCCTATTTGGGAGGAAGACCATTAAAAAGTCAGGAACTGTTTCGCCAGTTTCTACCCAAAAAAAAGACAGATGCACCTCCCGGACCGGATTAA
- the acpS gene encoding holo-ACP synthase encodes MAILGLGTDIVEIARIEGMVSRSGDRLARRILSENEYAQYSAHRQPIRFIAKRFAVKEAAAKAFGTGISGGLAFNQFEVYNNAFGKPGLRFLQYAAELAERLGVTHAHVTLTDERCYACATVILESLSPV; translated from the coding sequence ATGGCAATTCTCGGTCTGGGTACTGACATTGTGGAAATCGCCCGTATTGAAGGCATGGTGTCTCGTTCCGGTGACCGACTGGCCAGACGCATACTTAGTGAAAATGAGTATGCGCAATACAGTGCTCACAGGCAGCCCATACGTTTTATTGCTAAACGGTTTGCGGTAAAAGAAGCGGCAGCGAAAGCTTTTGGTACGGGCATTAGCGGCGGCCTGGCTTTTAATCAGTTTGAAGTTTACAACAATGCATTTGGAAAACCGGGGCTTCGTTTTTTACAGTATGCTGCTGAACTGGCAGAACGATTGGGCGTTACGCATGCGCACGTTACCCTGACAGACGAACGTTGTTATGCCTGCGCAACAGTAATTCTTGAAAGCCTGTCTCCTGTGTAA
- a CDS encoding YfhL family 4Fe-4S dicluster ferredoxin, which produces MALLITKRCINCDMCEPECPNQAISMGDSIYQIDINRCTECVGHYDAPTCQQVCPIVNTIITDPNHIESNALLWEKYVLMHHIGS; this is translated from the coding sequence GTGGCTTTACTAATTACAAAACGCTGTATCAATTGCGACATGTGCGAACCAGAATGTCCCAATCAGGCGATTTCAATGGGCGATAGCATTTATCAGATCGATATTAACCGCTGCACAGAATGCGTAGGGCATTATGATGCGCCTACCTGTCAGCAGGTCTGCCCTATCGTGAACACCATTATTACTGACCCGAACCATATCGAAAGCAATGCGTTGCTGTGGGAAAAATACGTATTAATGCACCATATCGGGTCTTAA
- a CDS encoding ISL3 family transposase, whose translation MDEKSLYAHILNLSAPWQVESLSLDENTGSVTVVVGIAKNSLLICPTCRQQCPVHDHRHRKWRHLDTCQFMTVVEANVPRVMCPDHGCQTLPVPWAGAGSRYTLLFESFILSWLKISTVDAVRKQLKLSWNAVDGIMTRAVKRGLARIKKPLSARHMNVDEVAFKKGHRYITVISDREGRALALTDDRGTESLASYLRTLTDSQLQAVKTFSMDMNAGYIRAARIHLPGAVEKIAFDRFHVAKQLGEIVDKTRQNEHPRLPVDSRRQAKGTRFLWQYSDKWMTEPRQEKLAWLREQMQLTSQCWTLKELAKDIWNRPWSDKRRADWLQWIALAKSCDVPVMRNMAGTITKRLYGILNAMRYSVSNGNAEALNSKIRLLRIKARGYRNRERFKLGVMFHYGKLDMTF comes from the coding sequence ATGGATGAAAAATCGCTATACGCCCACATTCTCAACCTGTCCGCCCCGTGGCAGGTTGAATCACTTTCCCTTGATGAAAATACTGGCTCTGTCACCGTTGTTGTCGGGATCGCCAAAAATTCACTGCTAATCTGCCCGACATGCAGGCAGCAATGCCCTGTTCACGATCACCGCCACCGCAAATGGCGTCATCTTGATACCTGCCAGTTCATGACTGTCGTTGAGGCGAATGTCCCCCGGGTCATGTGTCCAGACCATGGATGCCAGACGTTACCTGTTCCGTGGGCCGGAGCTGGTAGCCGATATACGTTATTGTTCGAATCATTCATCCTTTCCTGGCTGAAAATTAGCACGGTTGATGCGGTAAGAAAGCAACTTAAGCTTAGCTGGAATGCCGTTGACGGCATTATGACCCGGGCAGTTAAACGTGGTCTTGCGCGAATAAAAAAGCCGCTATCAGCCCGGCATATGAATGTGGACGAAGTTGCGTTCAAAAAAGGGCACCGGTACATCACAGTGATATCAGATCGTGAGGGACGAGCGCTGGCATTAACGGATGATCGGGGAACAGAAAGTCTTGCCAGCTATCTTCGCACCCTCACCGACAGTCAGCTGCAGGCAGTCAAAACGTTCTCAATGGATATGAATGCCGGATATATCAGAGCGGCACGCATCCATCTTCCGGGCGCCGTAGAGAAAATAGCCTTTGACCGCTTCCATGTGGCAAAACAGCTGGGTGAAATCGTTGATAAGACACGGCAGAACGAACATCCCCGACTTCCGGTTGACAGCCGCCGTCAGGCAAAAGGAACCCGCTTCCTGTGGCAATACAGTGACAAATGGATGACAGAGCCCCGACAGGAAAAACTGGCATGGCTGAGAGAACAGATGCAACTGACCAGCCAGTGCTGGACACTGAAAGAGCTGGCGAAAGATATCTGGAACCGCCCCTGGAGTGACAAACGACGTGCAGACTGGTTGCAGTGGATAGCACTGGCGAAAAGTTGCGATGTGCCGGTAATGAGAAATATGGCAGGAACCATCACAAAAAGGCTGTACGGAATACTTAACGCCATGCGGTACAGCGTCTCAAATGGTAATGCCGAAGCGCTGAACAGCAAAATAAGGCTGCTGAGGATAAAGGCCAGAGGCTATCGAAACCGGGAGCGATTTAAACTGGGGGTGATGTTCCATTACGGGAAGCTGGATATGACGTTCTGA
- the pdxJ gene encoding pyridoxine 5'-phosphate synthase: MADLLLGVNIDHIATVRNARGTNYPDPVQAAFVSEQAGADGITVHLREDRRHITDRDVRILRQTIQTRMNLEMAVTDEMLDIACDIKPHFCCLVPEKREEVTTEGGLDVAGQLDKITVAVSRLSEAGILVSLFIDANHQQIDAAMASGAPYIEIHTGAYADAPEGRERDAEFRRIRDAAAYAHGKGLKVNAGHGLTYHNVQPVAALPQIHELNIGHAIIGRAVMSGLASAVQDMKQLMQEARR; this comes from the coding sequence ATGGCCGACTTATTACTGGGCGTCAATATCGATCACATTGCAACCGTTCGCAATGCTCGCGGTACAAACTATCCTGATCCCGTGCAGGCAGCATTTGTTTCCGAACAGGCGGGAGCTGACGGCATCACGGTACATCTTCGTGAGGATCGTCGTCATATCACTGACCGGGATGTGCGTATTCTTCGTCAGACTATACAGACCCGAATGAACCTTGAGATGGCAGTAACGGATGAGATGCTGGACATTGCCTGCGATATTAAGCCACATTTTTGCTGTCTGGTACCGGAAAAACGTGAAGAGGTCACCACTGAAGGCGGGCTGGATGTGGCTGGGCAGCTCGACAAGATTACTGTTGCCGTGTCGCGTTTGTCAGAAGCAGGAATATTAGTCTCACTTTTTATTGATGCAAATCACCAACAGATCGATGCGGCCATGGCTTCCGGCGCTCCTTACATTGAAATTCACACGGGTGCTTATGCCGACGCGCCAGAGGGCCGCGAGCGTGATGCTGAATTCAGACGGATCAGGGATGCAGCTGCATATGCTCATGGCAAAGGACTGAAGGTGAATGCGGGCCACGGCCTGACCTATCACAATGTTCAGCCTGTTGCGGCCCTGCCTCAGATTCACGAACTGAATATTGGACACGCCATTATTGGCCGAGCGGTGATGAGTGGTTTGGCCAGTGCTGTGCAAGACATGAAACAGCTGATGCAGGAAGCCAGACGCTGA